A portion of the Streptomyces erythrochromogenes genome contains these proteins:
- a CDS encoding helix-turn-helix domain-containing protein, with the protein MPITVDIDVMLARRKMSVGELADRVGITPANLAVLKNGRAKAVRFATLAALCEALECQPGDLLRWEAGDTAGE; encoded by the coding sequence ATGCCCATCACCGTCGACATCGACGTGATGCTGGCCAGGCGGAAGATGTCCGTGGGGGAACTCGCGGACCGGGTGGGGATCACGCCGGCCAACCTGGCGGTGCTGAAGAACGGCCGCGCCAAGGCGGTGCGCTTCGCGACGCTCGCCGCGCTCTGCGAGGCGCTCGAGTGCCAGCCGGGCGACCTGCTGCGCTGGGAGGCCGGGGACACCGCCGGCGAATGA